From Acomys russatus chromosome 25, mAcoRus1.1, whole genome shotgun sequence, a single genomic window includes:
- the LOC127208741 gene encoding immunity-related GTPase family M protein 1-like isoform X1, with the protein MKPSHKSHEVEPLLPKMEEPYYAPLSSSFPFVTSYQTGCSILPEVSRNIERALNEGKMLEVVHGIKETIASLSQIPVIISVTGDSGNGMSSFINALRIIGHEEDDSAPTGVVRTTQTRATYSSSHFPNVALWDLPGLGATGQTIESYVEEMQFSIIDLFIIIASEQFSSNHVKLAKTIQKMGKKFYIVWTKLDRDLSTSVLSEMWLLQSIRKNILENLQKERVTEPPIFLVSNLDPLLHDFPKLRGTLHKDLSNIRCSEPLKNIWDICEKSIDAKLDLWRERIGNGRLKNPLGVRNEDDMEECLRVSRSIFGIDDESLQQVAQSMGTIVIEYKANMRSQNLHTLRRGDWRLRLMTCRLVNAFIHLLEFFQGSCCRLRRMRHERMLLLVTQDTKTILEKILKDSIVPPQI; encoded by the exons ATGAAACCGTCACACAAGTCCCACGAG GTTGAGCCACTACTCCCCAAGATGGAAGAGCCCTATTATGCTCCCCTGAGCTCGTCCTTCCCCTTTGTCACGTCATATCAAACGGGATGCAGCATTTTACCTGAGGTCAGCAGGAACATTGAAAGGGCCTTGAACGAAGGGAAAATGCTGGAAGTGGTGCATGGGATCAAGGAGACCATAGCATCATTGTCCCAAATTCCAGTGATCATCTCTGTGACTGGGGACTCGGGCAATGGTATGTCATCTTTCATCAATGCACTCCGAATCATTGGCCATGAAGAAGATGACTCGGCTCCCACTGGGGTGGTGAGGACCACTCAGACGCGGGCTACCTACTCCTCATCCCACTTTCCCAACGTGGCGCTGTGGGACCTGCCTGGCTTGGGGGCCACAGGCCAAACTATAGAGAGCTATGTGGAAGAGATGCAGTTCAGCATAATTGACCTATTCATCATCATCGCCTCTGAGCAGTTCAGCTCGAATCACGTGAAGCTGGCCAAAACCATCCAGAAGATGGGAAAGAAGTTCTATATCGTCTGGACCAAGCTGGACAGGGACCTCAGCACAAGTGTCCTATCAGAGATGTGGCTCCTACAAAGTATCCGGAAGAATATCCTGGAGAACCTCCAGAAAGAGAGGGTGACAGAACCCCCCATATTCCTGGTATCCAATCTAGACCCTTTGCTGCATGACTTCCCAAAGCTTAGGGGCACACTTCATAAAGACCTCTCCAACATCAGGTGCAGTGAGCCCTTAAAGAACATTTGGGACATTTGCGAGAAGAGCATAGATGCTAAACTGGACTTATGGAGGGAGAGAATAGGCAACGGGCGCTTGAAGAATCCTCTGGGTGTCAGGAATGAGGATGACATGGAGGAGTGTCTGAGAGTGTCCCGGTCGATATTTGGTATAGATGACGAATCCCTCCAGCAGGTAGCCCAGAGTATGGGGACAATAGTCATAGAGTACAAGGCCAACATGAGGTCCCAAAACTTGCACACGCTCCGCAGAGGGGACTGGAGACTGAGACTGATGACTTGTAGACTCGTGAATGCattcatccatttgcttgaatTTTTCCAGGGCTCCTGCTGCAGGCTCAGACGCATGAGACATGAACGCATGCTTCTGTTAGTTACCCAGGACACCAAGACCATCCTGGAGAAaattctgaaagactccatcgtCCCTCCACAAATCTAG
- the LOC127208741 gene encoding immunity-related GTPase family M protein 1-like isoform X2 → MEEPYYAPLSSSFPFVTSYQTGCSILPEVSRNIERALNEGKMLEVVHGIKETIASLSQIPVIISVTGDSGNGMSSFINALRIIGHEEDDSAPTGVVRTTQTRATYSSSHFPNVALWDLPGLGATGQTIESYVEEMQFSIIDLFIIIASEQFSSNHVKLAKTIQKMGKKFYIVWTKLDRDLSTSVLSEMWLLQSIRKNILENLQKERVTEPPIFLVSNLDPLLHDFPKLRGTLHKDLSNIRCSEPLKNIWDICEKSIDAKLDLWRERIGNGRLKNPLGVRNEDDMEECLRVSRSIFGIDDESLQQVAQSMGTIVIEYKANMRSQNLHTLRRGDWRLRLMTCRLVNAFIHLLEFFQGSCCRLRRMRHERMLLLVTQDTKTILEKILKDSIVPPQI, encoded by the coding sequence ATGGAAGAGCCCTATTATGCTCCCCTGAGCTCGTCCTTCCCCTTTGTCACGTCATATCAAACGGGATGCAGCATTTTACCTGAGGTCAGCAGGAACATTGAAAGGGCCTTGAACGAAGGGAAAATGCTGGAAGTGGTGCATGGGATCAAGGAGACCATAGCATCATTGTCCCAAATTCCAGTGATCATCTCTGTGACTGGGGACTCGGGCAATGGTATGTCATCTTTCATCAATGCACTCCGAATCATTGGCCATGAAGAAGATGACTCGGCTCCCACTGGGGTGGTGAGGACCACTCAGACGCGGGCTACCTACTCCTCATCCCACTTTCCCAACGTGGCGCTGTGGGACCTGCCTGGCTTGGGGGCCACAGGCCAAACTATAGAGAGCTATGTGGAAGAGATGCAGTTCAGCATAATTGACCTATTCATCATCATCGCCTCTGAGCAGTTCAGCTCGAATCACGTGAAGCTGGCCAAAACCATCCAGAAGATGGGAAAGAAGTTCTATATCGTCTGGACCAAGCTGGACAGGGACCTCAGCACAAGTGTCCTATCAGAGATGTGGCTCCTACAAAGTATCCGGAAGAATATCCTGGAGAACCTCCAGAAAGAGAGGGTGACAGAACCCCCCATATTCCTGGTATCCAATCTAGACCCTTTGCTGCATGACTTCCCAAAGCTTAGGGGCACACTTCATAAAGACCTCTCCAACATCAGGTGCAGTGAGCCCTTAAAGAACATTTGGGACATTTGCGAGAAGAGCATAGATGCTAAACTGGACTTATGGAGGGAGAGAATAGGCAACGGGCGCTTGAAGAATCCTCTGGGTGTCAGGAATGAGGATGACATGGAGGAGTGTCTGAGAGTGTCCCGGTCGATATTTGGTATAGATGACGAATCCCTCCAGCAGGTAGCCCAGAGTATGGGGACAATAGTCATAGAGTACAAGGCCAACATGAGGTCCCAAAACTTGCACACGCTCCGCAGAGGGGACTGGAGACTGAGACTGATGACTTGTAGACTCGTGAATGCattcatccatttgcttgaatTTTTCCAGGGCTCCTGCTGCAGGCTCAGACGCATGAGACATGAACGCATGCTTCTGTTAGTTACCCAGGACACCAAGACCATCCTGGAGAAaattctgaaagactccatcgtCCCTCCACAAATCTAG